The genome window TTGCGTATCGTTATCGGCAAAGACAATCGCGTATCATCACACCATCTCTATATGAAGGTGACGGAAGGGTTGCTTATGCAGGGCGTTACTATTCTCGATATCGACATCGGCCCCACTCCTCTATTTTACTTTGCTGTGAGCGATTCAAAAGCTGATGGCGGCATTATGATTACAGCCTCTCACAATCCGCCTAAATACAACGGATTCAAACTCGTCGGCCAACGAGCCACTCCTATCGGGCTTGAATCAGGACTCAAAGATATTCAAAAACTCATGGAATCAGGGGACTATGAATTCATGGAAGCGCGGGGAACCGTTGCCCAAGAAGAAGTGCTTCAAGCCTATACCGCAAAGACACTAGAATACTTCCCGCTTCCCGATGCTCCCGATATGCGCATTGTCGTTGATGCGGGCAATGGTGTTGCATCAATCATATGCAAATCATTATTCAAGCAAACAACAATGCAGATTTTCCCTCTCTTTTTTGAAATGGATGGCAGTTTCCCAAACCATATGCCAAATCCTCTTGATGAACGAAACATCATCAAACTCAAGGAAGAAATGGTTGCTCAAGAAGCGCATTTGGGCATAGCCCTCGACGCCGATGCCGATCGCATTGTATTTGTGGATGAAAAAGGAGCAATCATTCCTCCAGATCTTATCACTTCATTGATTGCAGATGTACTGCTTCGCGCCCACCCCGGAAGCGCTCATTGCTATGATGTCCGCTCAAGTAGAGCTGTGAAAGAAACAATCGAGCGCGCCGGCGGCACGGCAATCGTATCGCGAGTAGGGCACGCCTACATCAAACAGCTGATGCGCGAGAAAGACATACTCTTTGCAGGTGAACTATCAGGGCACTATTACTTCCACATTGATGACAGTTTTTTTGAATGGCCTCTTATTGCCATGAATATTGTTCTGTCGGAAATGCTACGTACCGGCAAAAAAGCTTCCGAACTTGCTTCCCCTTATCGCACCTATGTCAAAACGAAAGAATTGAATTATTCCATAGAGAAAAAAGAAGAAACGCTTGCAGTTGTTGAGAAACATTTTGCCGATGCAAAAACACTATCCCATCTTGATGGGCTCACGGCAGAATACGATGACTGGTGGTTCAATCTCCGAACATCAAACACCGAGAATGTCGTTCGCCTCAATCTTGAAGCGCGCGAACCTCAACTCCTTGAAGATAAACTCACAGAAGTACTCGCCGCAATGGGAAATCCGGAGAAGGTGTAGCATATGAACATAGGCGTTTTTGATTCCGGTTTTGGGGGATTAAGCATTCTCAAGCAGATTGTCCGCATACTTGGCGAATATTCCTATGTGTATCTCGGCGACAATGCCCGCGCTCCCTATGGCGGCCGATCGCAGGATGTTATTTATGAATTTACGCGCCAGGGAGTCGAGTTTTTATTCAACAACGATTGCAGTCTTGTGATACTTGCATGCAATACGGCAACGGCATCTGCATTGCGCCGGCTCCAACAAGAATGGCTTCCCGTCCACCATCCGGATCGGCGTATTCTTGGCATTATTATACCCGTCGTTGAAGCCCTTGGGACCAACTCAAATCAAGGTCCTGTCGGCATCATAGGTACGCGCGCAACCGTCGCATCGCAAGCCTATATATATGAATGCAATAAACGCTGTCCGCAACCAATCCAGCTTATCCAGCAAGCCTGCCCCCTTCTTGTTCCCCTTATTGAAGAGGGGTGGGAGCATACCGCCCCTATGCGCATGATTCTGAAGCGATACCTTCGTCCCTTAAAATTAAAAAAAATCCGGGTTCTCATACTCGGATGTACGCATTACACATTTCTTTTTAAAACAATTCATGCCATCATGGGCCGTCGTGTGCGCATTCTTGATTCCGGCACTATTGTTGCGCATTCACTGCTAATATACCTCAAGCGCCACCCGGAGATCGACAATACTCTTTCAAAAAAAACATTGGTTGATTTTTATACCACGGCACTCACGCCGCGCGCAAAAGAGCTTGCTGCGCGCTTTTGGGGATCCGCACTCAACGCACGCACTGCATGTATTGACTCCTGATAATTTTAACTCAAAAACTCTATATTCCAATACCTATATTCGCCCGCACCTTCTTCATGGTCGAGACTGCAATGATTCGCGCCCGAGCTGCTCCATCGCTAAGCATCTCGTGTAATTTTTTTGGTTTTTTGAGCAATGCTGTGTACCGCTCCTGAATAGGTGATAGGAATGCCACAACCACCTCTGCGAGATCCGACTTAAACTCCCCATATCCCCTTCCTTTATACCGCGCCTCCAACTCCACAAATGTCTTGTTCGACAACAAATGATATATCGCCAACAAATTTGAAAGCGCCGGCTTAGCGGGGCTCAGGGTGATTTCCGATCCGGAATCGGTCACGGCGCGTTTGATTTTCTGCCGCACGGTGTGCGCATCATCCAATAGAGAAACGTAGCTCTGAGCGCTTGAAGCGCTTTTCGCCATTTTTTTTGCAGGATCAAGTAGGCTCATAATTCGCGCTCCGGTCTTAGCGATATGCGCCTTGGGCAATGTAAACGTCTGGCCAAAACGCATATTCCATCGCCGAGCAATTTCGCGAGTCAACTCAACATGCTGCTTTTGGTCCTCGCCAATAGGAACAAGGTCAGTGTTGTACAGCAAGATATCCGCAGCCATGAGTACCGGATAATCAAATAGTCCCATGTTGATGCTCTCGGGATGCTCTTTGCTCTTTTCTTTGAACTGGTGCATGAGTTTGAGTTCAGAAATCTTAGTTAGCGTATTCAGCAGCCAGCAGAGTTCCGCATGTTCTTTGACATCCGACTGAACAAACAAAATGCTTTTTTTAGGATCAAGGCCACATGCAAGATAGAGTGCGGCAACGCCAAGGATATCGTTCCTCAATACATCAGGATCCCGTGGAACGGTAAGGGCGTGGAGATCGACAATAGAATAGATGCAGTCGTAGCTCTCTTGCAGTTCTACTGCCTGCTTTAAAAATCCCAGATAATTTCCCAGATGAGGGGTGCCCGTAGGTTGTGCTGCGCTAAATACTCGTTGCATATATCATCTATTATACCTGAATGATGACGGGTAGCACCATGGGGCGCTTTTCCGTTTTGCCGAAGAGGAACTTGCCAACATCGTCGCGAATCTTATCGCGTACCGAGCCCCATTGCTCAATATCTTTAAGATTTTGACTATTAATGGTTTTTACCACGAGCGCACGCGTTTCAACGAGCAGTTTTTCAGTACTCTTCATAAAAACAAATCCACGAGAAATCACATCGGGATCCTGCGTTGTTTTGCCATCTGCATCGACTGTCGCAATAATCACCACCATGCCATCCTTTGCCAACACCTGCCGATCGCGCAGCACCACTTCACTCACATCACCGACTCCCAGACCGTCAACCATGACGTAATCCACATTGATTTTTTCTTTACTCAACACTGCCTGGCCCTGCTGGTTGAATTCAATGATCTCTCCATTATTGATAACAAAAATAGTATTGTCATTCCAACCTAATTGTTTGGCAAGTTTGGCATGCCCCATCAACATATACCGCTCTCCGTGCATCGGCATGAAATATGTTGGGCGCAAAATATTCAGCATCATTTTGAGCTCTTCTTGGTGTGCATGCCCGGACGTATGAATGTCGAATATCTGCTTATAAATCACATCGGCGCCGAATGAGAATAGTTTATTCATCAAATTCATCACCGCACGTTCATTACCCGGAATAGGAGATGAAGAGAGCACTACGGTGTCTCCCGGGCGCAATTTCACATGGCGATGTTCACCGCGGCTCATACGCCCAAGTGCCGATGTTTCCTGCCCCTGGCTTCCGGTGCAGATAATAACAAGGTGTTCATCGGCAAAGTCATCAAGTTGATCGGGGCGAATAAGGGTGCCTTTGGGGATTTTGAGATAGCCAAGCTTTGCTGCTATCATCAGCGCTTTTTCCATGCTCGTGCCCGAAATTGCAACTTTGCGGTTCAATAACGCTGCAACATTAATAATCTGCTGAATGCGGCTAATCAGCGATGCAAATGTTGCAACAATAATACGCCCCGGTGATTTCCGAAAGAGTGTTTCAATATTTTGTTCCAAATCCCGTTCGGACATAGCATATCCGGTGCGTTCAGCGTTTGTGCTATCCGAACCAAGCAAGAGAACTCCTTCCGCACCGATCTTTGCAAGTTTTCCGAATTCAGTAGGTTTTTCGTCTTGCGGTGTGTGGTCAAATTTCCAATCGCCGGTGAATACCAGGTTTCCGACCGGTGTGCGGATAACAACGCCTGTGCTATCGGGGATATTATGATTCACTCGGAAGAAGGTGAGCCGGAAGATGCCGAGCTGAAGCACATCATCGGGATGCACTTCAGAAAGCCGTGCATATTGCTCGAGATGAAATTCTTCGAGCCGGTCACGGATCATTCCAATCGTGAGCTTGGTGCCGTAAATCGGCGGATTGCCGATATCCCGAATGAGGTAGGGAATGGC of Patescibacteria group bacterium contains these proteins:
- the trpS gene encoding tryptophan--tRNA ligase, which codes for MQRVFSAAQPTGTPHLGNYLGFLKQAVELQESYDCIYSIVDLHALTVPRDPDVLRNDILGVAALYLACGLDPKKSILFVQSDVKEHAELCWLLNTLTKISELKLMHQFKEKSKEHPESINMGLFDYPVLMAADILLYNTDLVPIGEDQKQHVELTREIARRWNMRFGQTFTLPKAHIAKTGARIMSLLDPAKKMAKSASSAQSYVSLLDDAHTVRQKIKRAVTDSGSEITLSPAKPALSNLLAIYHLLSNKTFVELEARYKGRGYGEFKSDLAEVVVAFLSPIQERYTALLKKPKKLHEMLSDGAARARIIAVSTMKKVRANIGIGI
- a CDS encoding phosphomannomutase/phosphoglucomutase, whose product is MNPSVFKAYDIRGIVDQDITSEDAFAIGRAFATYLARILKKKCKDLRIVIGKDNRVSSHHLYMKVTEGLLMQGVTILDIDIGPTPLFYFAVSDSKADGGIMITASHNPPKYNGFKLVGQRATPIGLESGLKDIQKLMESGDYEFMEARGTVAQEEVLQAYTAKTLEYFPLPDAPDMRIVVDAGNGVASIICKSLFKQTTMQIFPLFFEMDGSFPNHMPNPLDERNIIKLKEEMVAQEAHLGIALDADADRIVFVDEKGAIIPPDLITSLIADVLLRAHPGSAHCYDVRSSRAVKETIERAGGTAIVSRVGHAYIKQLMREKDILFAGELSGHYYFHIDDSFFEWPLIAMNIVLSEMLRTGKKASELASPYRTYVKTKELNYSIEKKEETLAVVEKHFADAKTLSHLDGLTAEYDDWWFNLRTSNTENVVRLNLEAREPQLLEDKLTEVLAAMGNPEKV
- the murI gene encoding glutamate racemase, whose amino-acid sequence is MNIGVFDSGFGGLSILKQIVRILGEYSYVYLGDNARAPYGGRSQDVIYEFTRQGVEFLFNNDCSLVILACNTATASALRRLQQEWLPVHHPDRRILGIIIPVVEALGTNSNQGPVGIIGTRATVASQAYIYECNKRCPQPIQLIQQACPLLVPLIEEGWEHTAPMRMILKRYLRPLKLKKIRVLILGCTHYTFLFKTIHAIMGRRVRILDSGTIVAHSLLIYLKRHPEIDNTLSKKTLVDFYTTALTPRAKELAARFWGSALNARTACIDS
- a CDS encoding ribonuclease J, producing MEPLRRGSSSAYQQGGHSRQARPQTRAVPRRAPNYPQQRPGVASGTKLRVFPLGGVGEFGRNMTVIEYGKDIVIVDIGLMFPIDTMPGVDFVLPDISYIKQMRQNIRGIYITHGHLDHMGAIPYLIRDIGNPPIYGTKLTIGMIRDRLEEFHLEQYARLSEVHPDDVLQLGIFRLTFFRVNHNIPDSTGVVIRTPVGNLVFTGDWKFDHTPQDEKPTEFGKLAKIGAEGVLLLGSDSTNAERTGYAMSERDLEQNIETLFRKSPGRIIVATFASLISRIQQIINVAALLNRKVAISGTSMEKALMIAAKLGYLKIPKGTLIRPDQLDDFADEHLVIICTGSQGQETSALGRMSRGEHRHVKLRPGDTVVLSSSPIPGNERAVMNLMNKLFSFGADVIYKQIFDIHTSGHAHQEELKMMLNILRPTYFMPMHGERYMLMGHAKLAKQLGWNDNTIFVINNGEIIEFNQQGQAVLSKEKINVDYVMVDGLGVGDVSEVVLRDRQVLAKDGMVVIIATVDADGKTTQDPDVISRGFVFMKSTEKLLVETRALVVKTINSQNLKDIEQWGSVRDKIRDDVGKFLFGKTEKRPMVLPVIIQV